Below is a window of Clostridiales bacterium DNA.
CAGCCATGCCGCGGCATACGGAGACAAGGGAACCAGCGTGATCTGCGCGCTGGAAGGCTATACCGGCGGCGAGGTGATCAGCACCGAGCCGAACACCAATCTGATGGAGCCGCGGTGCGTGCTGCCGATGCTGCACGGCCGCCTGGAGCCGGGGGAGCACACGCTGCGGTGCGCGGTGTTTACGGACGCCGGAAATCATCTGCCGGATCGGATTCCGAAGGAGGTGCGGAAACTTGCCGCTGAATTATGAGGACGCGCTGAACCGAACTGCCCTGAAGTTCCGGAAGACCGCGGAAGCCGCGGCGGAAGCCGGGATTATCCCGTACCAGAGCGTGAACGGGAAATGGGTGGAAAGCCCCTATGACGGGAACAGCTGGTGGACCGGCGGCTTCTGGCCGGGCCTGATGTGGCAGCTGTGGACCCTGACCGGGGATGATTTCTTCCGGCAGGAAGCCCGGCGCGCGGAAGCGCTGCTGACCGCGGAATTCCGCACCTTCCGGAAGCTGAACCACGACGTGGGCTTTATGTACCTGCTGTCCTGCGGGGCGGACGCGAAGCTGACCGGGGATGAACAGGCGGAAACCGACACGCTGCATGCCGCGTCCCTGCTGATGGGCCGCTTCAACCCGGCCGGGTTTATCCGGGCCTGGAATGAGCCGGACCGGGTCGGGTACGCAATCATCGACTGCATGATGAACCTGTCGATCCTGTACCGTGCCAGCCGGGACACCGGGGACCCGCGGTTCCGGAACGCGGCGAAGGTCCACGCGGACACGACCCGGCGGGAATTCCTGCGGGCGGACGGCTCGGTGAGCCATATCATTGAGCTGGACCCGGAAACCGGGAAGCGCGTGCGCGAACATCCGGGCCAGGGATACGCCCTGGGCACGCAGTGGAGCCGCGGGCAGGCCTGGGGCCTGTACGGCTTCACGCTGGCCTGCCGCCATATGCAGGATCCGGCATACCTGGAAACCGCGAAGAAGATTGCCGCTAACTTTGCCGCCCATATCCGGGAGGACGGGCTGACGGACTGCGATTTCTGCCAGCCGGAGGGCGAGGAACGGATTGACAACATTGCCGGCGCCATCGCGGCCTGCGGCATGCAGGAGCTGGCGGAGCTGACCGGGGATGAAGCCTGGAAGCGCTGCGCGGAAAAGCTGGTCGACGGGCTGCTGGAACACTGCGCCGACTGGGGCGAAGACCGCTGCGGCATCCTGACCAAATGCACGGCGAGCTACCACGACGACGGGGCGGGCCGGCACACGAATATCACCTACGGGGATTATTTCCTCGTGGAAGCGCTGATGAAGCTCTGCGGGAAAGACCCGCAGCTGTGGAGCTGAGACAGGGAAAAGGAGAAACAGTTATGAGCACACTGTATCCGCAGGTGAATGAAGCCCGGATGGCGCTGGATCTCGGCGGGGTCTGGGATTTCCGGTTCCGGGGGGATGAAAAATGGCAGCCCATCGCGGTGCCGGCCTCGTACAACGACCAGAGCCCGGATCCGCGTTTCCGGAACTACGTCGGCATCACGGAATACCGGCGGAGGATCACCGTTCCCAAAGCATGGAAGGGAATGCGCGTGTGCCTGCGCTTTGACGCGGCGGCGCACAACGCCCGGATCCTGCTGGACGGGAAGGAGATCGCGTTCCACCGGGGCGGCTTCCTGCCCTTTGAGGTGGAGCTGGGCGGATACCTGGAGCCGGGACAGTCGGCGGAACTGACGGTGGAAACGGACAACCGGATCGACCACACCACGCTGCCCATTGGCACGGAGGGTGGCGTTTCCTTCCTCGGCTCCGACAACCCGGGAATCGAGGCGGTGGAAGCCGGAAAGAAATTCCAGCAGGAACGCGGGATCAACCGCCCGGCCTTTGACTTTTTCAATTACACCGGCCTCCAGCGTCCCGTGCGGATGATTGCGACGCCCCGGGAGTTTATCCGGGACATCACGCTGGTGCCCTCCATAGACGGCGAAGTCCGCTGGAGTGTGGAAACCGAAGGAACCGGCGGGGAGGTCCGGGTGGAAATCCTGGACGCGGAAGGAAAGACGGTTGCCGCGGGCGAGGGCCGGGAAGGCAGCCTGCGCGTGGCTGAGCCGCACCTGTGGGAGCCCTGGCCGGGCACGCCGTACCTGTATACGGCCTGGGTGACCTTCGGGGAGGACGTGTATGAGCAGCCCTTCGGCATCCGGGAGGTGAAGGTGGAAGGCACCCGCTTCCTGATCAACGGCAAGCCGTTCCGCTTCCACGGTCCCTGCAAACACGAGGACAGCCCGTTCCACGGACGCGGGATGGACAACTGCCTGAACGTGACGGACATCAACCTCTACCACTGGATGAACGCGAACTGCTTCCGCACCAGCCACTACCCGTACGCCGAGGAGATGTACCGGCTGTGCGACCGCGAGGGCATCGTGATCGTGGACGAAACCCCGGCGGTGGGCATGTGGGCGGAGGAACCGTACGGCTGGAACCTGGCGGATTACCATATGCAGGTGCTGACGGATATGATCATGCGGGACAAGAACCATCCCTGCGTGGTGATGTGGAGCCTGGGCAACGAGCCGGATACGGACACCATGCCCGACGCGGCGTACGAATACTGGCATCCCCTGTACGAGGCCGCCCACCGGCTGGACCCGCAGAACCGCCCGGTGACGGTGGTGGGCTGCCAGAACAAATACGGGGTGGAAAAGGTGATCCGTTCCATGGACGTGGTGCTGATCAACCGGTATTACGGCTGGTACAACCTGTCCGGCGACCTGGAGGCGGCGAAGTATGCCTTCCGGATGGAGCTGGACTGGTGGGAAAACCAGCACAAGCCGCTGATCCTCTCCGAGTACGGCGCGGACACGATTGCCGGCCTGCACGGCGCGGTGGCGGAGATGTTCACCGAGGAATTCCAGGTCGCTTTCTACCAGATGGTGAGCGAGTGCCTGGACGAGCGGGATTTCGTGGTCGGCGAGATGCCGTGGAACTTTGCGGACTTCTCCACCTGCCAGGGACCGATGCGTGTGGGCGGGAACCGGAAGGGCCTGTTTACCCGGGACCGCCGGCCGAAGATGGCGGCCCACTGGCTGCGGGAGAGATGGAGCAAATGAATACAGCAGCAAAGCCGGCAGGAACAATCCTGCCGGCTTATGCTCTGCTGCCCCGTTTCCGGGAACGGCCCGATTAATCTGTATTGGTCCGCGGCGGGGCAGCGGTGCCCTCATCGAACAGGTGGACCGGGAGGACAATCACCTGCGGCGGCAGGTCCGGGTGTTCGATGCGATCGAGCAGCAGGCGTACGCCATTGGACGCGACATCCTGACCTTCGGAGAAAATACTGGTGAGCTTCGGGAGGTAGGGGATATCCCCGCGGAGATGGTCGAAGCTGACGATGGAGATATCCCGGGGAATCTCCATTCCCATATCCGCCAGCGCAAGCATCACGGGATAGGAAACCTCGTCGCGGAAGGAAACGATTGCGGTATAGTCCAGCGGGAACAGGAGCTCCCGGAGGCTGTTTTCAGCCAGGGCGGCTTCCACTTTTTCACCCTGGACAACGCGGATATTGCTTTCGGGGATTCCATACTCCCGCATGGCCTGCATGAAGCCTTCCAGGCGGTCCACCTGGGAGCTGGAGCGGTTTTCACCGGACAGGAACAGGTATTTCCGATGACCGAAGCCCGCCAGGTGGGTGCCGGCCAGAAAACCGCCGCGCCGGTCATCGCAGCGGACGTTGTCCGTGACGATATCGTTGATCCGGCGGTCCAGCAGCACGAAGGGCACGTGGTTTTTCCGCATGACCTCGATATGCTCCGGATTGTTCATATAGGGAAAATACAGGATGCCGTCCACGGACTGGGAGATGGCGGAGCGGATCAGGCGCTCACCCAGCTCTTCGTTCAGGCCCATGCACAGGACCATGATGTTGTAACCGGCCCTGCGCAGCTCGCTGTCCATCACCGTCAGCATATTACAGAAATGCAGGTTATGCACGTCGTTGACGATGACCGCCACATTGCCGCTCCGGCCGGAACGGAGGGTGGAGGCGAGGGAGTTGCGGATATAGCCCATCCGGACGGCAACTTCATGGATTTTCGCCCGGGTGGATTCCGGCAGGCGGGAATCCCCGCGGAGCGCCCGGGAAACGGTGTTGACGGTATAGCCGCATGCACCGGCGACATCCCTGAGGGTAATGCGGTTGGCCATGAAGATCCCTCCTGATCCGGATTAACGTTATTATAAAAATTATACCACAAAGCCCTGCATGATGACAATTTTTTGCGGCCTTACATCTTTATCAAAAAAGAATTACGAATCGATGAAAGAAAATTTGTCAAAATATACTTGACAATTGACCAAATAAGATATATCATGGAATCAGCAGTTAGGATTAACGTTAATCCTACAAAATGAGAATCAAATATGGAAAGAGGAGGAGAACTACCATGAAGAAACTGTTGGCCATCCTGCTGTCTCTGGCTCTCCTGCTGGGCATCTGCGGTGCCTTTGCGGAAGACGAACCGATCAAACTGACCCTGTGGACCTTCCAGGAACTGCATACCCAGCTGTACAAGGAAATGCTGGAATCCTGGAACGCGAATCCCGACAACCCGAAGCTGGATATTGACATGCAGGTCTATCCCTACGATGACATGCACAGCAAGCTGACCCTTGCCCTGCAGAGCGGCGAAGGCGCCCCGGATATCGTGGACATCGAAATCAACCAGTTCGCGAACTACCTGAAGGGCGACATCCAGCTGGCGGACATCAACGACATCGTTGAGCCGATCAAGGACCACCTGGTCATGAGCCGTTTCAACAACTATGCCAAGGACGGCAAGTACTACGGAATCGACCACCACATCGGCGCCTGCATCATGTTCTACAACACTGAGATCCTTGAGGCGGCCGGAATCAACTACCAGGATATCAAGACCTGGGACGACTATCATGAAGCCGGCAAGGTTGTGCTGGAGAAGACCGGCAAGCCGATGTGCACCTGGGAATCCACCGACTGCTGGAGCCTGTATCCCCTGGTAAACCAGCACGGCGGCGACTGGCTGACCTACGATGGAGAGGTCCGGATGGACGAACCCGTGGTTATCAGTACCCTGGCGTTCATGAAGAGCATGCTGGATGACGGAACGGCTGTTCCGGCCCCCGGCGGATTCCATCACGCGGAAGAATACTACGGTGAGATGAACGGAGGCGCGTTCGCTTCTGTGTGCATGCCGTTCTGGTACCTGAACCGCTTCACCGACTATATGCCTGACTTGTCCGGCAAGATGAAGGTTGCTCCGATGCCCCTGTGGTCTGACGGCGGACACAAATCCGCGCAGATGGGCGGTACAGGCACCGCGGTCGTGAAGACCAGCGCCAACGTGGACATCGCCAAGCAGTGGCTGGCCTACGCGACCCTGAGCTTCGAAGGCTGCGTCAAGACCTGGACGATCCTGGGATTCGACCCGATCATGACCGACGTCTACGGCGCGCCCGAGATGATGGAGCCGAACAAGTTCTTCGACTACTACGGAAATGACATCTTCGACGTGCTGAAGACCGTGCTGGATGATATTCCGGACACCTGCATCTCCGAATACTTCCCGACGGCCAGCGACATCGTCAAGAGCCAGATGGCGTATGACCTGGTCATCGGCGGCGGTGATCCCGAAGAGATTGCCAAGAACTGTGCCCAGGAACTGAGAGACGCGATCGACTAATGAATCCTGAAAGGGGCCGGCCGGCGGGAATCCCCGGTCGGCCTCTTCCTGTTTTATCCAGTTTTCATGAACGGAGGCGATACCATGCAGCAGGCTGCACAAAGAAAACCGAAGGGCGCAGCCGCCTTCTTCACCAACAGGAAAGTGGTTCCCTATGTGTTTGTTGCGCCCTTTGTGATCTATTTTCTCCTGATTTACCTGTATCCGACGATTTCGACGATCCTGATGAGCTTCCAGCGGATTGACGGACCCACAACGAGCACATGGATCGGGCTGAAGAACTACGAAAAGCTTTTCTCCCGGAATTTTATCCAGGCGCTGGAAACAAGCGCCCGGTATGCCTTCTGGGATGTGATTGTGCTCACATCGGTTCCCCTGCTGTTCGCGGTGCTGCTGCATTCCGCGTTTGTCAAGGGATCCGCGTTCTTCAAATCCCTGTTCTTTATCCCGGCACTGACATCCATCGTTGTGGCCGGCATTGTGTTCCGCCTGGCGTTCGGCACACAGGATACCGCACCGGTCAACGCGATGATGATTGCCCTGGGAGGGGAGCCGCGGAAATGGCTGATGTTTGCGGACAGCGGCAACTTTGTGTTGATTGTGCTGACCCTGTGGCGCTGGATGGGCGTCAATATCATCTACTACCTGTCCGGGATCCAGGCAATCCCGAACGACCTGTATGAAGCGGCCGAGATCGATGGGGCCAATCCTATCCAGAAATTCTTCAAAGTGACACTTCCCGGCATCAGGCCGGTCCTGATATATGTGATCACCATTACCGTGCTGGGCGGATTTGCCATGTTCACGGAATCCGTGGCACTGTGGGCCCAGAACAATCCCGGAGGCGTTGGCCGGACGATTGTCGGCTACCTGTACCAGGTGGGGATCAGCAAAGCTAACATGGGAATGGCTTCCGCGGTCGGACTGACCCTGCTGGTGCTGGTCCTGGGTGTGAACCTGATCCAGCTGGTGCTGATGGGATTCTTCCGGAAGGAGGATGCCTGAGATGAAAATGAAAAAGCATTTCAACAAGCGGAAAGCATTCCTCTCCTTCCTGGCGACGAGCCTGATGGTGCTCTGGGCGTTTATCGCCATGCTTCCCTTTGTATTCATGTTCTGCAGTTCGCTGAAACCCGGTGAGGAGATGCTCCGGAAAGGCCTGAGCCTGTCCATTGAACCGGGCGTATCCTCCTTCAGCAACTACAACGCGCTGAACACGTACCGGGACGGTATCTACTGGCACTGGTACAAATCCAGCGTGATCATCATGGTGCTGCAGACGGTGATCGGCCTGTTCTTCGGGTCGTTCGTCGGATACGGCCTGGCCATGTATAACTTCAAAGGCCGGAACCTGATCTTTACCCTGGTGCTGGTTGTGATGATGATCCCCTTCGAGATCCTGCTGCTGCCGCTGTACCGGATGCTGATCCGTGTGAAGCTGGTGGACAGGTACTTCGGCGTGATCCTGCCGTACCTGGTTCCGCCGTTCATGATCTTTTTCTTCCGGCAGTATGTGCTCGGCCTGCCCAAAGAACTGCTGGAAGCCGGCCGGATTGACGGCTGCACTGATTACGGGGTGTTCTTCCGGATCATGGTGCCGATTATGATCCCGGCCTTCGGCGCCATGACAATCCTCAGCGGCATGAACAGCTGGAACAACCTGCTGTGGCCGATGATCGTGCTGAGCTCCAATGAGAAATTCACCATACCGATCGGAATGGGCACAACGATCACTCCCTACGGGAACGCCTATGACGTGCTGATGCCCGGCGCAGTGATGGCGGTGGTGCCGATTATAATCATTTACCTGTGCGCCCAGAAGACCTTCATTGCCGGCCTGACCGCCGGCAGCGTGAAGGGCTGACCTTTCAGGCAAGGAGGAACCATAAATGAAGAAAGCATCCATGATCCTGGACCGGGACTACCGGATCGGCCGGGTGGACCCGCGGATCTTCGGCTCATTCATTGAGCACCTGGGCCGCGCGGTATACGGAGGAATCTATGAACCGGGCCATCCGCTTGCGGATGAGGCCGGATTCCGGAAAGACGTGATCGAAAAGGTCCGGGAGATCGGCGTGCCGATTGTCCGGTATCCCGGCGGGAACTTTGTTTCCGGCTTCAACTGGGAGGATTCGGTGGGTCCCCGGGAACAGCGGCCGAAGCGGCTGGACCTGGCCTGGTTTACGACGGAAAGCAATGAAGTGGGCCTGCATGAATTTGCCGACTGGGCGAAAAAAGCCGGCAGCGAGGTGATGTATGCCATCAACCTGGGCACCCGCGGACCGGAAAATGCCCGGGATATCGTGGAATACGCCAATCATCCCGGCGGAAGCAAGTTCAGCGACATGCGGATCCGGAACGGGCGGAAGGAACCGCTGGGCATCAAAATGTGGTGCCTGGGCAACGAGATGGACGGTCCGTGGCAGATGGGGCACAAAACCGCGGCGGAATACGGGCATATTGCCAATGAAGCCGCCAAGGTGATGAAATGGGTGGATCCCTCCATCGAACTGGTGGCGTGCGGTTCCTCCTCTTCCCAGATGCCGACCTTCGGGGACTGGGAACTGACCATGCTGGACGCGTGCTACGAGAATATTGATTATGTATCCCTGCACCGCTATTACGGCAATCCGACGAACGATACCCCGGGATTCCTGGCCCGGAGCATGGACCTGGACGATTTCATCCATACGGTGATTTCCATCTGCGACGCGGTGAAGGGCAAGAAGCACCTGAAAAAGCAGGTGAACCTGTCCTTTGACGAGTGGAACGTCTGGTATCATTCCAATGAGCAGGACAAGGAAATCTGGAAGCGGGAGAAGTGGGGACCCGCCCTGCCGCTGCTGGAGGATATCTACAACTTTGAGGACGCGCTGCTGGCCGGCAGCATGCTGATCACCTTCCTGCGCAACGCGGACCGGGTGAAGGTGGCCTGCCTGGCACAGCTGGTGAACGTGATCGCCCCGATCATGACCCGGAACGGCGGCGGATGCTGGGCGCAGACGATCTTCTATCCCTACCTGCACGTGAGCCGCTACGGCCGCGGCACCGCCCTGAAGGCGATCGTGGACACGCCGGTGTACGACTGCACTGACTACGAAGGCGTTCCGCTGGTGGACGCCACGGCAACGCTGGGGGATGACGGCAGCGTGACGGTGTTCTGCGTGAACCGGGATATGAAGGAGGACTTCACCCTGGACCTGGACCTGCGGTCCTTTGGCGGGATGAAGCTGGCGGAGCACATCCTGCTCCACCATGACGACGTGAAGGCTGTGAACACGGAAGAGAACCCGGGCAATGTGGCCCCGGCGGCCGGCCCCGGCGGAAGCATCGACGGAGGACGGGCGGAAATCCGGCTGCCTGCGCTGAGCTGGAACGTGATCCGGTTTGAAAAAGCCTGAGCCCGGAAACGGACAGTATCAAGAAACCCTTCGCCGCGGAAAGCGGCGGAGGGCTTCTCTTTTTTCCGGGATTGTGGTACTGTATGGGCAATTGCGGAGGGTGATGAAATGACGGTGAGGAACAGGTCGGTGCTGTGCGTTTTCCTGGCGTCCATGTGTTTCAGCACCGGCGGGCTGTTTATCAAGCTGGTTCCCTGGTCGCCGCTGGCGATCAACGGCGCGCGGAACCTGATCGGCGCGGCGGTCATCGGGATCTACCTGCTGGCGACCCGGCACCGGCTGGTGTTCAGCCAGCGGGTGTTCATCGGCGCACTGTCGATGATCGGCGTGACGACGCTGTTTGCCCTCGCGAACAAGATGACCACCGCGGCGAACACGATCGTGCTCCAGTTTACCGCCCCGGTATTTGTGATCCTGTTCATGGCGGTGATTTACCGCCAGAAGCCGGGAAGGCTGGACGTGATCATCTGCTTTCTCGTGCTGCTGGGAGTGGTCCTGTTCTTCGTGGACGGGATTCAGGCCGGAAACCTGGCGGGAAATATCATCGCGGTCCTGTCCGGCATCTGCTATGCCGGCGTGTTCATGATGAACACCGGGAAGAACGCGGACGCGATCTCCTCCTGCTTCCTGGGCCAGCTGGCGGCAGGAATCATCTTTACGCCGCTGTGCTTCGGGGAAACGGATTTCTCCCTGCCGGTCGTGGCGGCTGTGGCGGCCCTGGGCGTCGTCCAGGTGGGCGGGGCGTATATCCTGTTCTCCATCGGGATCAAAAACACACCGGCGGTGACCGCCAGCCTGCTGACCGGCCTGGAGCCGATCATGAACCCGCTGCTGGTGGCGGCGTTCTACGGCGAACGGGTGTCCACCCTTTCCATCATCGGATCGGTGATCGTGGTCTGCTCCATCCTCACGTACAACGTCTGCCTGACCATGCGGAAGCCGGCCGGCAATGAACCCGGATGAAAAAGGATTTAAATGCCCGGCTGTCAAAGTAATAAGGCAGCGGCAATGACAATATATAAAACAAAGCCCGGGCGTTCCCGAAGGGGAGGCGGCCGGCGCTGAAGAGATGGGGAGAAGATGAGCAGCCAGGAACGCAAAATGCGGGTATCCTTTGATCTGGACGAGGTGCTGTTCGTCTCCCCGAAGACGCACAAAACCGAGCCGGCGCTTCCTTTTCCGCTGCGGAATTTATTCCCTGAGCGGCTGCGCCTCGGTACCCCGGAGCTGATCTGGGAGCTCCAGATCCAGGGATATGAGGTGTGGATCTACACCTCCTCCTTCCGGTCGGAAAGCTATATCCGCCGGCTGTTCCGCTGCTACGGCGTCCGCCTGGACGGGATTGTCAACGGGGACCGCCACCTGAAGGAAGTACAGCGGGACAACAAAACGGTGCTGCCCCAGAAGCTGCCGAACCGGTACCGGATCTCCCTGCATATCGATGACGAGGCCGTGATCTGCACGGCCGCCGGCCAGTACGGCTTCCGGGCATACCAGCTGAACGCCCAGGATGACAACTGGAAGGAGAAAATCCTGGAGCAGGCGGACAAGATCCGCCGGCTGGAGCATTTTGATGAGCCGGGAAAATAAGGGAAACAGCAAACGGCCGGGAGGGAATGCCCCTCCCGGCCGTTGATATTTTCCTGCCGGATGCGAATCAGGAAAGATCCTCCAACAGGAGTTCCGCTTCTTCCTTCATCTCGAAGAGCAGGTTGCTCCGGTCTTTCCACAGCGCCTGCTGGCACTTGATTGCTTTCATGGTGTTGCGGATCCGGCCGATGAAGGCCTTCAGGCTTTCGGCGTCCATGCCTTCCAGCTGGGAGATATCCATCCGCTCCAGCTCCTCATCGGTAAATACCTGATCCTCCTCAGACGCGAGGAGACGGCCCTCACACAGTTTCTCCAGCTCATCGAAGGCGTCATCGATCCGGCTGTAGGGCACATAAAACTCCCGGAACATGCTGGTTTTTCCGAGGGTGGTGACCATCCGGAAGGGGATTTCCCGGTACCTCAGCGCTTCCGCGAAAACCGAGGAATGGTAATTGGCCAGCACGACGATCAGGCACTCATCCGTGCTTTCGGGCAGCCGGGTTTCGGTTCCCCCGCAGCTGGGACACTGTTTGGTTTCAATGATCCGTTTGCATCTCGTACATAAACGCTCCATATCAAAATCCTCCATTTTTGATATACGGCAGGTTCTTTTTGCCGGATCCCCATATATATAGACGCAGAAGAGCTGCTTTTTATCCCTTTTCCGGAAGATTTTTCTGAAAAAAACCCGGCCGGGAGGATCATTCCTCCGGCCGGGCCGGATTATGCCGGTTATTCCTGCGGGGATTCCGGAACCAGGAAAGTGGTGACGGAGTATGGCGCCAGCACGGCGGTGAACCCGTTCCCGTCGGTATCCGGACCCGGAACATCAGCCCAGCGCTCCCCGCTGGCCACGGCGCCGCTGGTGCGGACAGCCTGCACATGGGTTCCCGCCGGAACGGCGCTTCCGAAAGCGGAAAGATCCACGCGCAGGGTCGTCTCCCGGTTCTCTGCGTTCATCGCAACCACTACCAGGCGTTTCCGCTGCGGGTCTTCCGCGGACACCGCGTCCCCGTCCACGGCCAGCAGGCGGCAGCCGGGCCGGATATACCGGGTGAACTGGCCGAATACATAATACTTCATCGTCAGGACCAGCCGCTCCCGGTCATGGTCCGCCACCGCGGTGCCCCAGTAGCCGCCTTTGATATTGACCATTCCGGAATCTTTGCGGCCGAGGTATCCGTCCCTGCAGATATGGCTGTCGATGACCTGCCAGAGGATCCAGGCGGAAGGCGTCAGGCCGTTCAGGTCCGTGATGATCTCCCGGGCCAGCCAGAGGCCGGCACCCATTTCCCCGGCATTTTTGCCCAGGGTTTCCCCACCGTCCACCTCGGACATCCAGAGGTTTTTGCCCTTCGCGAGCGCCTCCCGGCGCAGGGCGTCCCGGCCGGTGCCGGAATAGGCGTGGGTATCCACCCGGCTGACGGCGGCCAGCGCTTCCGGGGACAGCATGGAGAGGGAACGGGCCTGCAGGTCGATGCTGGTTTCATCCGTCCCGGCAAGCAGGATATCATCCAGGCCCTTTTCCCGGAGCTTCGCGGCGGCGGCCGTGAGGATCCGGGACTGGCTTTCGCCGGGATCAAAATGGCAGCCCTCCTGTTTCGGGCTGTATGCCTGCCAGTAGGCGGTATCAGGCTCGTTCATGGGGGAAAGGCTCTGGAAGCGGATGTTCCATTCGGTGCTGAAATGTTCCGCCACATCCGCCAGGTATTGGGCGAAAGCGTCATACGCGTCATCGCGCAGGTT
It encodes the following:
- a CDS encoding HAD family hydrolase encodes the protein MRVSFDLDEVLFVSPKTHKTEPALPFPLRNLFPERLRLGTPELIWELQIQGYEVWIYTSSFRSESYIRRLFRCYGVRLDGIVNGDRHLKEVQRDNKTVLPQKLPNRYRISLHIDDEAVICTAAGQYGFRAYQLNAQDDNWKEKILEQADKIRRLEHFDEPGK